The proteins below come from a single Candidatus Kirkpatrickella diaphorinae genomic window:
- the rpmE gene encoding 50S ribosomal protein L31, whose amino-acid sequence MKSGIHPEYHEIKIVMTDGTEFTTRSCYGEPGATLRLDVDPKSHPAWTGVQRILDTGGQVAKFNKRFAGIGARNVKK is encoded by the coding sequence ATGAAATCTGGCATCCACCCTGAATATCACGAAATCAAAATTGTGATGACTGACGGGACCGAATTCACCACGCGTTCATGCTATGGTGAGCCCGGCGCGACATTGCGTCTCGACGTTGACCCGAAGTCACATCCCGCCTGGACAGGCGTGCAGCGTATTCTGGATACGGGCGGCCAGGTCGCCAAGTTCAACAAGCGCTTTGCCGGGATCGGCGCGCGCAACGTGAAGAAATAA